One genomic region from Granulicella aggregans encodes:
- a CDS encoding response regulator has product MREGRIIVADDEQVIANTLAIILNQAGFSAQAVYSGESALEALSSFEPDMLISDVIMPGMTGIEVAMRTREILPTCKILLFSGQAATSDLLETARAKGHNFEILAKPVHPADLLAKLRSFDSDRGSDSRRSESGVSGDKGGNWAI; this is encoded by the coding sequence ATGCGCGAGGGGAGGATCATTGTTGCTGACGACGAACAGGTCATTGCGAACACGTTGGCCATCATCCTGAATCAAGCCGGTTTTAGCGCGCAGGCCGTCTATAGCGGTGAGAGTGCCCTCGAAGCTCTGAGCTCTTTCGAGCCAGACATGCTCATTAGTGACGTGATTATGCCTGGAATGACCGGCATTGAAGTTGCCATGCGGACACGCGAGATTTTGCCTACGTGCAAGATCTTGCTGTTTTCAGGGCAAGCAGCTACCTCTGATCTTCTGGAAACTGCACGGGCTAAGGGGCATAATTTTGAAATTCTTGCGAAGCCGGTTCACCCGGCTGACCTGCTGGCGAAATTACGATCGTTCGACTCAGATAGGGGTTCGGACTCTCGTCGTAGCGAATCCGGCGTTTCGGGGGATAAGGGCGGAAATTGGG